A stretch of Magnetococcales bacterium DNA encodes these proteins:
- a CDS encoding DUF4276 family protein, whose product MSRQLVLFLEEPSASDFLQGLLPRLLPAEITIRFIVFDGKQDLEKQLPRKLRGWLEDADCRFVVLRDRDAGDCRVIKNRLSGLCQASGKEGVLVRIACRELESWHLGDLAAVDQVFQTKWGSSQKKRHYRNPDELDNPHQVLCRLVPAYQKISGSRELGKVMDPERNVSPSFQVFLKGIYNMLDLESPRSEQSPDRNGP is encoded by the coding sequence GTGAGCAGGCAACTGGTCCTGTTTCTGGAGGAGCCTTCGGCCAGTGATTTTCTTCAGGGATTATTGCCGCGACTGTTGCCGGCGGAGATCACGATTCGTTTTATTGTATTCGACGGCAAACAAGACTTGGAAAAGCAGCTTCCGAGAAAACTTCGTGGCTGGCTTGAAGATGCCGATTGCCGTTTCGTGGTGCTTCGGGATCGGGATGCGGGCGATTGTCGGGTAATCAAAAACCGGTTATCGGGACTCTGTCAGGCTTCGGGCAAGGAAGGGGTATTGGTTCGTATCGCTTGTCGGGAACTGGAGTCCTGGCATCTTGGGGATCTGGCTGCCGTGGACCAGGTTTTTCAAACAAAATGGGGCTCTTCACAGAAGAAACGCCACTATCGCAATCCCGATGAATTGGATAACCCCCATCAGGTTCTGTGCAGGTTGGTTCCCGCCTATCAAAAAATTTCCGGTTCCCGTGAATTGGGCAAGGTCATGGATCCGGAAAGAAATGTTTCGCCCAGCTTTCAGGTGTTCCTGAAGGGGATTTACAACATGCTGGACCTGGAATCCCCCCGGAGCGAACAGTCTCCGGATCGAAATGGACCATGA
- a CDS encoding phosphotransferase: protein MMRLGIDLDNTLIRYEQAFAACLRKSRLLPPSPFEEWSKERLRDTLRGLPEGERVWQEVQAEVYGPGLHQAQLAPGAASLMQAARERGAPLFIVSHKTRFAARGAGFDLRQAAMDWMEGHGFFAAEGFGLPREAVFFEDSREAKLQRIRQLALSHFVDDLPEVLADPDFPHGVQRIGYRLAGQVPPGWWHVSNLEEVVDLCFGPEEELLARELTGRQAVRVKPAGGGANNRLFRVETADGPRALKRYPRQGEDDRDRIGHEIAACRFLQARGESHAPRLLAANTNQAAALFDWVEGEPPVADEAFLEALLAFLSRLHGWRRHPETATIPLASDATPQPAAVLAQLRRRRARFDAVSRLNPELDRYFREEFDPQVEALLKQGGFSGESVPLTLSPSDCGVHNALRRSDGEIVFVDFEYFGWDDPVKLTADLMHHPGAGFSEGQRHLLKQRLTALYSADDPGFAARLEQLSPAFGLIWQLIRRNPLLRQ, encoded by the coding sequence ATGATGCGATTGGGAATTGATCTTGACAACACCTTGATCCGTTACGAGCAGGCCTTCGCCGCGTGCCTCCGAAAGAGTCGTTTACTGCCGCCTTCGCCCTTCGAAGAGTGGAGCAAAGAGAGGCTTCGGGATACCCTGCGCGGGCTTCCCGAAGGGGAAAGGGTCTGGCAGGAGGTGCAGGCGGAGGTCTACGGACCCGGACTGCACCAGGCGCAGTTGGCGCCCGGTGCGGCCTCCCTGATGCAAGCGGCCCGTGAACGGGGTGCGCCGCTTTTCATTGTCAGCCACAAAACCCGTTTTGCCGCGCGTGGCGCGGGTTTCGACCTGCGTCAGGCCGCCATGGACTGGATGGAGGGGCACGGTTTCTTTGCGGCGGAAGGTTTCGGTCTTCCCCGTGAGGCGGTCTTTTTCGAGGATAGCCGCGAGGCCAAGTTGCAGCGTATTCGCCAACTGGCCTTGAGCCACTTCGTGGACGATCTGCCGGAGGTGTTGGCAGACCCCGATTTTCCGCACGGGGTACAGCGCATCGGCTACCGGCTGGCGGGACAGGTTCCACCCGGTTGGTGGCATGTGTCCAATCTGGAAGAGGTGGTGGACCTCTGTTTCGGCCCGGAAGAGGAGCTGTTGGCCCGTGAACTGACGGGACGGCAGGCGGTGCGGGTCAAACCGGCGGGCGGGGGCGCCAACAACCGGTTGTTCCGGGTGGAGACGGCGGATGGGCCACGCGCCCTGAAACGCTATCCCCGCCAGGGGGAGGATGATCGGGACCGCATCGGGCATGAGATCGCCGCCTGCCGTTTTCTGCAGGCCCGAGGTGAAAGCCACGCCCCCCGGCTGCTGGCCGCGAATACCAATCAGGCCGCTGCACTCTTCGACTGGGTCGAAGGCGAGCCGCCGGTGGCGGATGAGGCTTTCCTGGAGGCGTTGCTGGCCTTTCTGAGCCGACTGCACGGCTGGCGCCGGCACCCGGAAACGGCCACGATTCCCCTTGCCTCCGACGCCACCCCTCAACCGGCGGCGGTGCTGGCCCAACTGCGTCGTCGCCGCGCCCGTTTCGACGCCGTTTCCCGGCTCAATCCGGAGCTGGACCGCTATTTTCGCGAGGAGTTCGATCCCCAGGTGGAGGCCTTGCTGAAACAGGGGGGATTCTCCGGGGAGAGTGTACCCCTGACCTTGAGCCCCTCGGATTGCGGCGTACACAACGCCTTGCGCCGCAGCGACGGGGAAATCGTCTTCGTGGACTTCGAGTATTTCGGCTGGGACGACCCGGTGAAGCTGACGGCGGACCTGATGCATCATCCCGGCGCGGGCTTCTCGGAGGGGCAACGACACCTGCTGAAACAGCGGCTCACCGCCCTCTACAGCGCCGACGACCCCGGTTTCGCCGCGCGACTGGAACAGCTATCGCCCGCCTTCGGGCTGATCTGGCAGTTGATCCGGCGCAATCCGCTGTTGCGGCAATGA
- a CDS encoding diguanylate cyclase gives MAMFKQKFLRTPFLLFFLGVVFLPLYALFFTFPSFERLVEKDAERQAIRVADFMALRLRQNQPLSPPEADYFPEPLRVELEGIARTFGVMKFRLFDPGGRILLSTVPDETGTVNRHAYFQEHVAKGRVWSKTVSKDESSLEGVRQKRDVAEIYVPILDGERFSGAFEIYMDITAAKSALTDTLWKSNQAIGLLVAAFLLALWLVRQSVTRAMGRMSEAMHRIAGGNLEHRVPEIGQDELTEVASLFNRMANQLQDTYRNLMDERDKLNIIIQGALEGIVVTDRQGGVALVNPAAERLLGKTRERIADEGFFTLIDDPEYMREFLQRRGEKMPRTLVYNERVLNFYAFTIHDTEGQEIGSAALLRDVTEEKQLEEKLRRLSYTDALTGLLNRRRLDEVILEEFNRARRYRLDFGVLLFDVDHFKKFNDTYGHDQGDRVLVAIAQTAQGFFRTVDYCARYGGEEFCVIMPNTVMPGILDAAERFRARVADLDIDGLRVTISIGIGVYHGTRGAVDMTTPAALVKAADEALYKAKERGRNQVCFL, from the coding sequence ATGGCGATGTTCAAACAGAAATTTCTGCGCACCCCCTTTCTGCTCTTTTTCCTGGGCGTGGTCTTTCTGCCGCTGTATGCCCTCTTTTTCACCTTCCCCTCTTTTGAGCGACTGGTGGAGAAGGATGCGGAAAGGCAGGCCATCCGGGTGGCCGATTTCATGGCGCTCCGTCTGCGGCAGAACCAACCGCTGTCACCTCCCGAAGCGGATTATTTTCCCGAGCCGTTGAGGGTTGAACTGGAAGGGATTGCCCGCACCTTCGGAGTGATGAAGTTTCGTCTGTTCGACCCCGGCGGGCGGATTCTGCTCTCCACGGTTCCCGATGAGACCGGTACGGTGAATCGACACGCCTATTTCCAGGAACATGTCGCCAAGGGCAGGGTCTGGTCCAAGACGGTTTCCAAGGACGAGTCGTCTCTCGAAGGGGTGCGGCAGAAACGGGATGTGGCGGAAATTTATGTTCCGATCCTGGATGGGGAGCGTTTTTCAGGCGCCTTCGAAATCTATATGGATATTACCGCTGCCAAGTCCGCGCTTACCGATACCCTCTGGAAATCCAATCAGGCAATAGGGCTTCTGGTTGCGGCCTTTTTGCTGGCGCTCTGGCTGGTACGTCAGTCCGTAACGCGGGCCATGGGGCGCATGAGCGAGGCCATGCACCGCATCGCCGGCGGCAATCTGGAACACCGTGTGCCGGAGATCGGTCAGGATGAATTGACGGAGGTGGCCAGCCTGTTCAATCGCATGGCCAACCAGTTGCAGGATACCTACCGCAACCTCATGGATGAACGGGACAAGCTCAACATCATCATCCAGGGGGCTTTGGAAGGTATCGTGGTCACCGACCGGCAAGGGGGCGTGGCTCTGGTCAATCCGGCGGCGGAACGCCTGTTGGGCAAAACGCGGGAGCGCATCGCCGACGAAGGTTTTTTCACGCTGATCGACGATCCCGAATACATGCGGGAGTTTTTGCAACGACGCGGGGAGAAAATGCCCCGAACCCTGGTCTATAACGAACGGGTGCTCAACTTCTATGCCTTCACCATTCACGACACGGAAGGCCAGGAGATCGGTTCGGCGGCGCTGTTGCGCGACGTGACCGAGGAGAAACAACTGGAGGAGAAACTGCGTCGTCTCTCCTATACCGACGCCCTGACCGGTCTGCTCAATCGACGGCGTCTCGACGAGGTGATCCTGGAGGAGTTCAACCGGGCGCGCCGCTACCGTCTCGATTTCGGGGTGTTGCTTTTCGATGTGGATCACTTTAAAAAATTCAACGACACCTACGGCCACGATCAGGGTGATCGGGTGCTGGTGGCCATCGCTCAGACCGCCCAGGGATTCTTCCGCACCGTGGACTATTGCGCCCGCTACGGTGGGGAAGAGTTCTGCGTCATCATGCCCAATACCGTCATGCCGGGTATCCTCGATGCGGCGGAACGTTTTCGCGCCCGGGTGGCCGACCTCGACATCGACGGTTTGCGGGTGACCATCTCCATCGGTATCGGTGTCTACCACGGTACCCGGGGAGCGGTGGACATGACCACCCCCGCCGCTCTGGTAAAAGCCGCGGACGAGGCCCTTTACAAGGCCAAGGAGCGGGGGCGCAATCAGGTTTGTTTTCTTTAA